Genomic window (Dehalococcoidales bacterium):
CGGCTATTCTTTTATCTTGTTCGGTTATCGCTTCGGTGCCGTCAAGCATCACAACAACAATATCGGATCGTTCAATGGCAGCCAAGGCCCGTAATACACTGTATTTTTCCGCTTTTTCATAAATCTTGCCTTGTTTTCTTATTCCGGCCGTATCAATTACGACATAACGCTGTCCGTCTTTTATATACACCGCATCGATGGCATCGCGGGTTGTTCCCGGAATATCAGTGACAATGATTCTTTCTTCACCCAAAATCGTATTGGCTAAGGTTGATTTCCCGACATTGGGTTGACCGATAAGCGAGTATCGGATTACTTCCTCATCATATTCGGGTGCTTGATGACGCGGCAATAAATGAATTACTTTATCCAAAAGGTCACCGATTCCAATACTGTGAAGACTACTCACCGGAATAACCTCATCAATGCCAAACCGA
Coding sequences:
- the der gene encoding ribosome biogenesis GTPase Der, encoding MRGVVAIVGRPNVGKSSLFNRIVGERVSITDDASGITRDRIYSKASWLNQEFIVIDTGGIILKDEPFSQKIRAQATLAIDEADLIIMVVDVRTGITHEDDDVISILKKSNKPIIIAVNKVDNQSFLDDIYDFYRFGIDEVIPVSSLHSIGIGDLLDKVIHLLPRHQAPEYDEEVIRYSLIGQPNVGKSTLANTILGEERIIVTDIPGTTRDAIDAVYIKDGQRYVVIDTAGIRKQGKIYEKAEKYSVLRALAAIERSDIVVVMLDGTEAITEQDKRIA